The genomic region TGGTCGTAGCGATTGGTTCAAAGTGGGTTATGCCATAACAGGCGATACTAATGAGTAAAAATATTCGCGCACTCGCTGCAAAGTGCTGTTTTGCGGTAGTCGATAAAGGTCGTAGCTTAGCCGATGAATTGCCTAAGCTACAAAGCCAGTTAGAGTCGCCCAAAGACAAGGGCCTATTACAAGAGCTTTGTTATGGCGTATTGCGCTATTTACCGGAGCTGGAGCACCAAGTAAGGCACTTTGTTGATAAGCCATTAAAGGGTAAACAACGAGTTTGTCATTTTTTGCTGTTAGTTGGTATTTATCAAATCAAATACACTCGAGTCCCTGATCACGCAGCGGTCGCAGAAACAGTCGCTGCAACTGCATCGCTAAAAGCGCGCCACCTAAAAGGCATGGTCAATGCGGTACTGCGTGGTTATCAACGACAGCCTGATGCAGAACCAGTAAACAGTGATGCTGTTCGCTACAATCACCCTAGTTGGTTTATCAAGTTATTACAGCAAGGTTATCCGCAAACTTGGCAACGCATTGTTGAGCAAAATATGCAGCGGCCACCAATGTGGTTACGTGTAAATCGCCGTAAATGCGGCATTGATGAATACGCAAAGTTGCTAGCTGATGCCGATATTGAGTTCGATTATCAACACCCTGTCTCAGGTGCCATTCGTCTTAGCCAAGCGGTAGATGTCAGCAAATTACCTAACTTTGACTCTGGCTGGGTATCCATTCAAGATGGCGCTGCACAAATGGCTGCGCCACTATTGGCTAGCCAAGCAGGCGAAAACATACTCGACTGCTGCGCTGCGCCCGGAGGCAAAACATGCCATATTCTCGAGTTAACCCCTGATCTTGATCTGGTAACGGCAATTGATGTAGAACCTGAACGACTAACACGAGTGGAGCAAAACTTAGATCGGCTTGGGTTATCTGCTAAAGTCATAGCCGCTGATGCGAGCAAGCCAGACTCTTGGTTTGACGGCCAACTCTATGATCGTATTTTACTGGATGCTCCGTGTTCGGGAACCGGCGTTATTCGTAAAAATCCAGATATTAAATGGCTGCGACGTCGCGAAGACATTGATGCCTTAGTGGTATTGCAGCAACAAATATTGGCTGCGATGTGGTCGTTGTTAAAACCCGGTGGCACCTTGTTGTATGCAACTTGCTCTATATTACCGCAAGAGAACAAGCAGCAAATCGAGCGCTTCATCAATGATAACAACGATGCCACATTGCTCCCATTAGAGCAAAGTGATGACCCATTAGGCTGGCAGATACTACCAGGTGATGATGGCATGGATGGCTTTTTCTATGCGAAGTTCCAAAAAAGTGCTAACGTAAACTAAAAACCCAAAGCAGCGTTTTAACAGTTATAAAAAATAATGAAAATCATAATCTTAGGCGCAGGACAAGTTGGTGGTACATTGGCCGAAAACTTAGTTGGCGAAGACAACGATATCACCTTAGTTGATATAGATACCGAAAAGCTCCGTGAATTGCAGGACAAAATGGATCTACAAGTGGTTACCGGGCACGGTAGTCACCCTGATGTACTTGCTAAAGCTGGCGCCGAAGATGCGGATATGGTTATTGCGGTAACCAGTGACGACGCGACCAATATGGTCGCTTGTCAAATTGCGTTTTCAATATTTAGCACACCGGTAAAAATCGCCCGCATTCGCTCTGAACAAATCTTAAAGCATAAAAAACGCTTGTTTCACAATCAAGATATCCCCGTCGATCATATTATTGCTCCAGAGCAATTGGTAACGCGCGACATTGCCCGCTTAATTGATTACCCTGGCGCGCTACAGGTACGTGAATTTGCCGGTGGTAAAGTATCATTAGTCGGCATCAAAGCCTATTACGGTGGTTTACTGGTCGGTCATGCGCTATCTACTTTACGTGATCACATCCCTAATATTGACACCCGGGTCGCGGCTATCTACCGCAAAGGTAAGCCCATTAGGCCGCTAGGTACCACGGTTATTGAAGCCGATGATTTGGTGTTTTTTATCGCTGCCACACGCCATATTCGAGCGGTCATGAGTGAGTTGCAAAAGCTTGAACCTGCCTATAAGCGCATAATGATCGCTGGAGGCGGTCATATTGGCGCAGGCTTAGCGAGAATATTAGAAAAAAATCATCAGGTAAAAATCATTGAGCGCAATCCAGTTCGTGCTGAATTTCTATCGAACGAGTTGGATAATACTCGTGTTTATATTGGTGATTCATCAGATCGAGAATTATTAGTTGAAGAACAAATTGATAAAATTGATGTGTTTATTGCGGTAACCAATGATGACGAAGCCAACATTATGTCATCAATGGTGGCCAAAGGTGGTGGCGCTCGTAAAACCATCGCCCTTATTCAACGTAACGCTTATCACGATATTATTCACAACAATATCCTCGACATAGATATTGCAGTTTCGCCACAACAAGCAACCATATCGGCGCTACTGACTCATGTGCGTAAAGGAGGTGTCGTCAACGCCTATAGCTTACGACGTGGTGCGGCTGAAGCGGTAGAGATCGTCGCCCATGGTGATGAGCAATCATCCAAAGTTATTGGCAGAGAAATTAAAGATATTAAATTGCCACCAGGAGCAAGCTTTGGTGCCATTGTCCGCGGCGAAGAAGTGTTAATCGCCCACTCGACCACGGTTATTCAAGCCGATGATCACGTCATCTTATTCTTGGTTGATAAGAAGTATATTAACCAAATTGAAAAGCTGTTCTCGGTAAGTGCTATTTTCTTCTAATTAGCATTGCAGTATGCGTGCTCTCCTAAATATGGCACAGCACGCTTATCACACCTTTTCGCATATGTTAGTCACGCCAGAACGACGGCAGGAATAATACCAATAGGGTAAATATTTCCAAACGACCAAATAGCATGGCGATGATCAAT from Thalassotalea sp. Sam97 harbors:
- the rsmB gene encoding 16S rRNA (cytosine(967)-C(5))-methyltransferase RsmB, with the protein product MSKNIRALAAKCCFAVVDKGRSLADELPKLQSQLESPKDKGLLQELCYGVLRYLPELEHQVRHFVDKPLKGKQRVCHFLLLVGIYQIKYTRVPDHAAVAETVAATASLKARHLKGMVNAVLRGYQRQPDAEPVNSDAVRYNHPSWFIKLLQQGYPQTWQRIVEQNMQRPPMWLRVNRRKCGIDEYAKLLADADIEFDYQHPVSGAIRLSQAVDVSKLPNFDSGWVSIQDGAAQMAAPLLASQAGENILDCCAAPGGKTCHILELTPDLDLVTAIDVEPERLTRVEQNLDRLGLSAKVIAADASKPDSWFDGQLYDRILLDAPCSGTGVIRKNPDIKWLRRREDIDALVVLQQQILAAMWSLLKPGGTLLYATCSILPQENKQQIERFINDNNDATLLPLEQSDDPLGWQILPGDDGMDGFFYAKFQKSANVN
- the trkA gene encoding Trk system potassium transporter TrkA → MKIIILGAGQVGGTLAENLVGEDNDITLVDIDTEKLRELQDKMDLQVVTGHGSHPDVLAKAGAEDADMVIAVTSDDATNMVACQIAFSIFSTPVKIARIRSEQILKHKKRLFHNQDIPVDHIIAPEQLVTRDIARLIDYPGALQVREFAGGKVSLVGIKAYYGGLLVGHALSTLRDHIPNIDTRVAAIYRKGKPIRPLGTTVIEADDLVFFIAATRHIRAVMSELQKLEPAYKRIMIAGGGHIGAGLARILEKNHQVKIIERNPVRAEFLSNELDNTRVYIGDSSDRELLVEEQIDKIDVFIAVTNDDEANIMSSMVAKGGGARKTIALIQRNAYHDIIHNNILDIDIAVSPQQATISALLTHVRKGGVVNAYSLRRGAAEAVEIVAHGDEQSSKVIGREIKDIKLPPGASFGAIVRGEEVLIAHSTTVIQADDHVILFLVDKKYINQIEKLFSVSAIFF